One segment of Yersinia kristensenii DNA contains the following:
- a CDS encoding carboxymuconolactone decarboxylase family protein, whose translation MVEQRLYFSELSPATYKALVSASLSLDKSSLPKTLIELIFMRVSQINGCAFCLDMHGKFLRDHGFDNAKMDVIAGWRLSNLFSETERAALDWAEAVTHITTSGTPDSTFNALKAHFSDAQISDLTFAISIMNAFNRLAVSLRQ comes from the coding sequence ATGGTTGAACAACGTCTTTATTTTTCCGAACTCTCACCGGCCACCTACAAAGCATTAGTCAGCGCCTCTCTGTCACTTGATAAAAGTTCGTTGCCAAAAACGCTGATTGAATTGATTTTTATGCGAGTATCACAAATTAATGGCTGTGCATTTTGCCTGGATATGCATGGCAAGTTCTTGCGCGATCATGGTTTCGACAACGCCAAAATGGATGTCATCGCGGGTTGGAGACTCAGCAATCTGTTTAGTGAAACTGAGCGCGCCGCATTAGATTGGGCGGAAGCGGTGACTCACATCACCACCAGCGGCACACCTGACAGCACATTTAATGCTTTGAAAGCGCATTTTTCTGATGCCCAAATTTCTGACTTAACTTTCGCTATCAGCATAATGAATGCTTTTAATCGATTAGCCGTTAGCCTGCGCCAGTGA
- a CDS encoding redoxin NrdH — MSIIIYSKPDCVQCNATYRALDKQGITYQVIDLTEDSQALNHVKSLGYQQVPVIIAGDEHWSGFRPDKINALVQAIGA; from the coding sequence ATGAGTATTATTATTTACAGTAAACCCGATTGTGTCCAGTGTAATGCCACCTATCGTGCATTGGACAAACAAGGAATCACTTATCAGGTCATTGATTTAACTGAAGATTCACAAGCTTTAAACCATGTAAAATCTTTGGGTTATCAGCAGGTTCCGGTAATTATCGCGGGTGATGAGCATTGGTCTGGTTTCCGCCCTGACAAAATAAATGCATTGGTTCAGGCGATCGGTGCCTGA
- the nrdI gene encoding class Ib ribonucleoside-diphosphate reductase assembly flavoprotein NrdI — protein MNPLVYFSSSSENTHRFVGKLALPAIRIPIAGAREKLRLEQPYILLVPSYGGGSPVGAVPIQVIRFLNDPHNRSLIRGVIAAGNTNFGDAYCLAGKIISQKCQVPYLYRFELLGTAEDVVNVRKGVTEFWQRQN, from the coding sequence ATGAATCCGTTGGTGTATTTCTCCAGCTCGTCGGAAAATACCCACCGTTTTGTCGGAAAGTTGGCACTCCCGGCAATACGCATTCCCATTGCAGGGGCGCGGGAAAAATTACGGCTGGAGCAGCCCTATATCTTGTTGGTACCCAGTTATGGCGGTGGCAGCCCAGTCGGAGCTGTGCCTATTCAGGTCATTAGATTTCTGAATGATCCCCATAACCGTTCATTGATTCGCGGTGTCATTGCTGCGGGTAACACTAATTTTGGCGACGCCTATTGCCTGGCAGGGAAAATTATCTCCCAAAAATGTCAGGTTCCTTATCTGTATCGCTTTGAGCTACTGGGTACAGCAGAAGATGTGGTCAACGTGCGCAAGGGAGTAACTGAATTTTGGCAACGACAAAATTGA
- the nrdE gene encoding class 1b ribonucleoside-diphosphate reductase subunit alpha, whose product MATTKLKITDPSNSELDYHSLNAMLNLYDADGRIQFDKDRLAARQYFLQHVNQNTVFFHNLQEKLDYLVEEGYYEKEVLERYDFSFIKSLFQQAYSKKFRFPTFLGAFKYYTSYTLKTFDGKRYLERYEDRVCLVALTLAAGNQQVARDLVEEIISGRFQPATPTFLNCGKKQRGELVSCFLLRIEDNMESIGRSINSALQLSKRGGGVAFLLTNIREVGAPIKRIENQSSGVIPIMKMLEDAFSYANQLGARQGAGAVYLHAHHPDILRFLDTKRENADEKIRIKTLSLGVVIPDITFELAKNNEEMYLFSPYDVERVYGVPMSEISVSEKYREMVDDKRIRKSKIKAREFFQILAEIQFESGYPYMMFEDTVNRANPIKGRINMSNLCSEILQVNSPTEYNDDLSYRHIGKDISCNLGSLNIAQTMDSPDFGKSIETAIRGLTAVSDMSNIRSVPSIEKGNQESHAIGLGQMNLHGYLARERIFYGSEEALDFTNIYFYTVAYHAIRASNQLAIERGSHFKGFDQSTYASGHYFNKYTEQSWQPKTAKVRSLFAEAGISVPNQQDWVALRQSVMAHGIYNQNLQAVPPTGSISYINHSTSSIHPIVSPIEIRKEGKIGRVYYPAPYMTNDNLEYYQDAYQIGPEKIIDTYAEATQHVDQGLSLTLFFRDTATTRDINKAQIYAWKKGIKTIYYIRLRQMALEGTEVEGCVSCSL is encoded by the coding sequence TTGGCAACGACAAAATTGAAAATCACCGATCCATCCAACAGTGAGCTTGATTACCACTCACTGAATGCGATGTTGAACCTCTATGATGCTGACGGACGGATCCAGTTTGATAAAGACCGCCTGGCTGCACGACAATATTTCTTGCAACACGTTAATCAAAATACGGTGTTCTTCCATAATTTACAGGAGAAACTCGATTATCTGGTTGAAGAAGGATATTACGAAAAAGAGGTACTGGAGAGGTATGATTTCAGCTTTATCAAGAGCTTATTCCAACAAGCCTACAGTAAAAAGTTTCGCTTCCCGACCTTCCTTGGCGCGTTCAAATACTACACCAGCTATACCCTGAAAACTTTTGATGGCAAACGCTATCTGGAGCGTTATGAAGACCGAGTTTGTCTGGTTGCCCTGACATTAGCTGCCGGTAATCAGCAAGTTGCACGGGATTTAGTTGAAGAGATAATCTCTGGCCGCTTCCAACCGGCCACTCCCACCTTCCTCAATTGCGGTAAGAAACAGCGCGGTGAGCTGGTTTCCTGCTTCTTGTTGCGCATTGAAGACAATATGGAATCCATTGGCCGTTCCATTAACTCAGCGCTGCAATTATCTAAACGCGGCGGCGGTGTCGCTTTCCTGCTGACCAATATTCGCGAAGTCGGTGCGCCGATTAAACGCATTGAAAATCAGTCATCTGGCGTGATTCCCATCATGAAAATGCTGGAAGATGCTTTTTCTTATGCCAATCAACTGGGTGCTCGCCAAGGTGCTGGGGCGGTCTATCTCCATGCTCATCACCCCGATATTTTACGTTTTCTCGACACCAAACGCGAAAATGCCGATGAAAAAATACGGATAAAAACCCTGTCTCTGGGGGTGGTGATTCCGGATATCACCTTTGAGCTGGCGAAGAATAATGAAGAAATGTACCTGTTTTCGCCTTATGACGTCGAGCGGGTTTACGGTGTCCCTATGTCTGAAATCAGTGTCAGCGAAAAATACCGCGAAATGGTTGATGACAAGCGCATCCGCAAAAGCAAAATCAAAGCGCGTGAGTTTTTCCAAATTCTGGCAGAGATCCAGTTTGAATCCGGCTATCCCTATATGATGTTTGAGGATACCGTGAACCGCGCCAACCCGATCAAAGGCCGGATCAATATGAGTAACTTGTGTTCAGAGATTTTGCAGGTGAATTCACCAACTGAATACAACGACGACCTTAGCTATCGCCATATTGGTAAGGATATCTCCTGTAACCTTGGTTCGCTGAATATCGCCCAAACCATGGATTCACCAGACTTTGGTAAATCGATTGAAACCGCCATTCGTGGGCTAACAGCGGTCTCTGATATGAGCAATATCCGCTCAGTGCCATCGATTGAAAAAGGTAATCAGGAATCCCATGCCATTGGCCTTGGGCAAATGAATTTGCACGGCTATTTAGCGCGCGAACGTATTTTTTACGGCTCAGAAGAAGCATTGGATTTCACTAATATCTACTTCTACACCGTGGCCTATCATGCCATTCGTGCCTCCAATCAGTTGGCTATTGAGCGCGGCAGCCACTTTAAAGGCTTCGACCAATCAACTTATGCTTCGGGCCACTATTTCAACAAGTATACAGAACAGAGCTGGCAGCCTAAAACAGCCAAAGTACGTTCGCTGTTTGCAGAGGCCGGAATTTCCGTTCCGAATCAACAAGATTGGGTTGCACTACGTCAGTCAGTCATGGCACACGGGATTTATAATCAGAACTTGCAGGCGGTGCCCCCGACGGGATCTATTTCGTATATCAATCACTCGACATCCAGTATCCACCCGATTGTCTCCCCGATTGAGATCCGCAAAGAGGGCAAAATTGGCCGCGTGTATTACCCTGCGCCTTATATGACCAACGATAATCTTGAATATTATCAGGATGCTTATCAGATCGGGCCGGAGAAAATCATCGATACCTATGCCGAAGCCACTCAGCATGTTGATCAAGGGCTGTCACTGACCCTGTTCTTCCGTGATACCGCCACGACCCGCGATATCAATAAAGCGCAGATATACGCCTGGAAGAAAGGCATTAAAACTATTTATTACATCCGACTGCGTCAGATGGCGCTCGAGGGCACGGAAGTTGAAGGGTGTGTTTCCTGCTCACTGTAA
- the nrdF gene encoding class 1b ribonucleoside-diphosphate reductase subunit beta, which yields MNAIKTTKHVSAINWNKIEDDKDLEVWNRLTANFWLPEKVPLSNDIPSWAKLTAEEQQLTIRVFTGLTLLDTIQNTLGAPALIKDAITPHEEAVFSNISFMEAVHARSYSSIFSTLCSTPDVDEAYRWSEENIALQKKANIILEHYNNDDPLKKKIASVFLESFLFYSGFYLPMYWSSRARLTNTADLIRLIIRDEAVHGYYIGYKFQKGLEKVDISRRQEIKNFAYNLLQDLYDNEVRYTADLYDGVGWTEDVKKFLHYNANKALMNLGYEALFPADQANVNPAILAALSPNADENHDFFSGSGSSYVIGKAVNTEDEDWDF from the coding sequence ATGAATGCAATAAAAACGACAAAACACGTCAGCGCCATCAATTGGAATAAAATTGAAGACGATAAAGACTTGGAAGTCTGGAACCGCCTGACGGCTAATTTTTGGTTGCCGGAAAAAGTCCCGCTATCCAATGATATTCCCTCTTGGGCCAAACTCACAGCCGAGGAGCAACAGCTGACTATCCGCGTTTTTACCGGCCTGACGCTGCTTGATACGATTCAAAATACCTTGGGCGCACCAGCGCTGATCAAAGACGCAATCACTCCCCATGAAGAAGCGGTATTTTCCAATATCAGCTTTATGGAGGCGGTGCATGCCCGCTCTTATAGCTCTATATTTTCTACCCTTTGTTCAACACCTGATGTAGACGAGGCCTACCGCTGGAGTGAAGAAAATATCGCGCTGCAAAAGAAAGCCAATATTATCCTTGAGCATTATAATAATGACGATCCGCTGAAGAAGAAGATTGCCAGTGTATTTCTGGAATCATTTCTATTCTATTCCGGCTTCTATTTACCTATGTATTGGTCAAGCCGCGCCCGATTAACCAATACTGCCGACCTGATTCGGTTAATTATTCGTGATGAAGCCGTTCACGGCTATTATATCGGCTATAAATTCCAGAAAGGATTAGAGAAAGTTGATATTAGCCGCCGTCAGGAGATAAAGAATTTTGCCTACAATTTGCTGCAAGATTTATATGACAATGAAGTGCGCTATACCGCCGATCTTTATGATGGTGTCGGCTGGACAGAAGATGTCAAAAAATTCCTCCATTACAATGCAAATAAAGCATTAATGAATTTAGGTTATGAAGCCTTATTTCCCGCCGACCAGGCTAATGTCAATCCAGCTATTTTAGCGGCACTATCGCCAAATGCTGATGAAAATCACGATTTTTTCTCCGGCTCAGGATCATCGTATGTTATCGGTAAAGCGGTCAATACTGAGGACGAAGACTGGGATTTCTAA
- the proV gene encoding glycine betaine/L-proline ABC transporter ATP-binding protein ProV yields MAIKLEVKNLYKIFGEHPDRAFKLLESGKNKEQIFAKTGLSVGVKDANLAIEEGEIFVIMGLSGSGKSTLVRLLNRLIEPTRGEVLIDGEDIAKISDSALRTVRRNKISMVFQSFALMPHLNVLDNTAFGMELAGVPQQERHEKALEALRQVSLESYAHSYPDELSGGMRQRVGLARAMANNPDILLMDEAFSALDPLIRTEMQDELVKLQAKHQRTIVFISHDLDEAMRIGDRIAIMQGGEVVQVGTPDEILNNPANDYVRTFFRGVDISHVFSAKDIARRRPVSLIRKTPGFGPRSALKLLQDEDRDYGYVLERGQKFIGVVSIDSLKKALAENQSLDSALLADPAPVPADMPLSELISLVAQAPCAVPVVGEDSSYIGIISKAMLLHALDKETPNE; encoded by the coding sequence ATGGCAATTAAACTCGAAGTAAAGAACTTATATAAAATATTTGGTGAGCATCCAGATCGAGCTTTTAAACTACTTGAATCAGGTAAGAATAAAGAGCAGATATTTGCCAAAACTGGTTTGTCCGTTGGCGTTAAAGATGCCAATCTGGCCATTGAAGAAGGCGAGATATTCGTCATCATGGGGTTATCCGGTTCCGGTAAATCCACCCTGGTACGCCTTCTCAATCGTCTGATAGAACCCACCCGTGGTGAAGTGCTGATCGACGGCGAAGATATTGCCAAAATATCTGATAGTGCCCTGCGCACCGTACGCCGTAATAAGATAAGCATGGTCTTCCAATCCTTTGCATTAATGCCCCATTTGAATGTGCTTGATAACACCGCATTCGGTATGGAATTAGCGGGCGTCCCGCAACAGGAACGTCACGAAAAAGCTTTAGAAGCATTACGTCAGGTGAGTCTGGAAAGCTACGCGCATTCTTATCCCGATGAGTTATCCGGCGGGATGCGTCAGCGTGTGGGTTTAGCCCGCGCCATGGCCAATAACCCCGATATTCTGTTAATGGATGAAGCTTTCTCGGCGCTCGACCCCTTAATCCGTACCGAGATGCAAGATGAGCTGGTCAAGCTACAGGCCAAACATCAACGCACTATCGTCTTTATCTCTCATGATCTGGACGAAGCCATGCGCATTGGCGATCGCATCGCCATTATGCAAGGCGGCGAAGTGGTACAAGTCGGGACACCGGATGAAATCTTGAATAATCCGGCCAATGACTATGTACGCACCTTCTTCCGTGGCGTCGACATCAGTCATGTCTTCAGTGCCAAAGATATCGCGCGCCGCCGCCCGGTATCCTTGATCCGCAAAACGCCGGGTTTCGGCCCGCGTTCGGCATTAAAACTGCTTCAGGATGAAGACCGCGATTACGGCTATGTGCTGGAACGCGGGCAGAAGTTTATCGGCGTGGTATCGATAGATTCACTGAAAAAGGCATTGGCAGAGAACCAATCGCTGGATAGCGCCTTATTGGCAGATCCGGCACCGGTTCCCGCCGACATGCCCCTCAGTGAGCTGATTTCACTGGTTGCACAGGCCCCGTGCGCGGTTCCTGTGGTCGGTGAAGACAGCAGTTATATCGGTATTATTTCCAAAGCCATGCTGCTGCATGCTTTAGATAAGGAGACGCCAAATGAGTAA
- the proW gene encoding glycine betaine/L-proline ABC transporter permease ProW yields MSNQIQSGTPVDSNPWATEAATSAAPVAADSTSQTLSAAADPWGASMAEGSHAASSASHEVASQAVQSQAAQSTDWLNSAPAAVPEHFSLMDPFHNTWVPLDSWVTHGIDWVVLHFRPLFQGIRVPVDFILSGFQHLLLGMPAPVAILVFALIAWQFSTLGMGVATLVSLIAIGAIGAWSQAMVTLALVLTSLFFCILIGLPLGIWLARSNNAARIIRPLLDAMQTTPAFVYLVPIVMLFGIGNVPGVVVTIIFALPPIVRLTILGIKQVPEDLIEAAESFGANPRQLLFKVQLPLAMPTIMAGVNQTLMLALSMVVIASMIAVGGLGQMVLRGIGRLDMGLAAVGGVGIVILAIILDRLTQSLGRDRRSKGIGRWYATGPIGLLTKPFLKTK; encoded by the coding sequence ATGAGTAATCAAATCCAAAGCGGCACCCCCGTAGACAGCAACCCTTGGGCAACGGAAGCGGCAACATCAGCAGCACCGGTAGCGGCCGACTCTACCTCTCAGACCTTGTCAGCGGCTGCTGACCCGTGGGGAGCCAGCATGGCCGAGGGTAGCCATGCCGCCAGCAGTGCCAGCCATGAGGTTGCTTCTCAGGCCGTACAGAGCCAAGCCGCACAAAGTACCGATTGGCTGAACAGCGCTCCCGCGGCCGTTCCTGAACATTTCAGCCTGATGGACCCGTTCCATAACACTTGGGTGCCACTGGATTCGTGGGTCACCCACGGCATTGATTGGGTAGTGCTGCATTTCCGCCCGCTGTTCCAGGGCATTCGTGTGCCGGTTGACTTTATTCTCAGCGGCTTCCAACACCTGTTGCTGGGCATGCCAGCACCGGTGGCGATTCTGGTTTTCGCTCTGATCGCGTGGCAGTTTTCTACCTTAGGGATGGGCGTGGCGACATTGGTCTCCCTGATTGCTATCGGCGCTATCGGCGCATGGTCGCAAGCCATGGTGACATTGGCGTTGGTTCTGACCTCGCTGTTCTTCTGTATCCTTATCGGGCTACCGCTCGGGATATGGCTGGCACGCAGTAATAATGCCGCACGAATTATTCGGCCATTACTGGATGCGATGCAGACTACACCGGCCTTCGTCTATCTGGTGCCGATTGTCATGCTGTTTGGTATAGGTAATGTGCCCGGTGTGGTAGTGACCATTATCTTTGCCCTGCCGCCCATCGTCCGCCTGACTATTTTGGGTATCAAGCAGGTGCCGGAAGACCTCATTGAGGCGGCTGAATCCTTCGGGGCCAATCCACGCCAATTATTGTTCAAAGTACAGTTACCACTGGCGATGCCGACCATCATGGCGGGTGTCAATCAGACCTTAATGCTCGCATTGTCGATGGTGGTTATTGCTTCAATGATTGCCGTTGGTGGATTGGGCCAGATGGTGCTGCGCGGTATTGGTCGCCTTGATATGGGGCTAGCCGCTGTCGGGGGTGTCGGTATCGTGATTTTGGCAATTATTCTTGACCGTCTGACTCAATCATTAGGTCGTGACCGTCGCAGCAAAGGCATTGGCCGCTGGTATGCTACCGGCCCTATCGGGCTGCTGACCAAACCATTTTTAAAAACCAAGTAA
- the proX gene encoding glycine betaine/L-proline ABC transporter substrate-binding protein ProX: MRKTGVWVLALTTLISTQLSAAELPGKGVTVQPLQSTISEETFQTSLVNKALEKLGYDVQPTKEVDYNVAYSSIAAGDATYLAVNWEPLHNDQYAAAGGDAKFYRQGNFIEGLAQGYLIDKKTADKYHITNIEQLKDPKIAKLFDANNDGKADLTGCNPGWGCEAPINHQIQAYGLSDTVTHNQGNYAAMIADTITRYKEGKPILYYTWTPYWVSDVLVPGRDVIWLQVPFSSLPDKTIDTQLSNGANYGFPPSVMHIVANKKWAEANPAAAKLFSIMKLSINDVNAQNMRMHAGESSDADIERHVNGWIQAHQTTFDGWVKTAAEAGNAQAAQ, translated from the coding sequence ATGCGTAAGACAGGAGTTTGGGTGTTAGCCCTCACCACACTAATCAGCACTCAGTTATCCGCCGCTGAGTTGCCGGGCAAAGGCGTCACTGTCCAACCTCTGCAAAGCACTATTTCAGAAGAAACTTTCCAGACCTCATTAGTCAATAAAGCGCTGGAAAAACTGGGTTACGACGTCCAGCCGACCAAAGAAGTTGACTACAATGTCGCTTATTCTTCTATCGCCGCAGGTGATGCCACTTATTTGGCCGTCAACTGGGAGCCGCTGCATAATGACCAATACGCAGCCGCCGGTGGCGATGCGAAATTCTACCGTCAGGGCAACTTTATTGAAGGGCTGGCACAAGGGTATTTGATTGACAAAAAAACCGCCGATAAATACCACATCACCAATATTGAGCAGCTAAAAGATCCGAAAATCGCCAAATTGTTTGATGCGAATAATGATGGCAAGGCCGATCTCACCGGCTGTAATCCGGGCTGGGGTTGTGAAGCCCCGATTAACCATCAGATTCAAGCTTATGGTCTGAGCGACACCGTCACTCATAATCAGGGTAACTATGCCGCGATGATTGCCGATACCATCACGCGCTACAAAGAAGGTAAGCCAATCCTGTATTACACCTGGACGCCGTATTGGGTCAGTGACGTGCTGGTTCCCGGCCGTGATGTTATCTGGCTACAGGTGCCGTTCTCTTCTCTGCCGGACAAAACGATCGACACTCAGCTTTCTAACGGTGCGAACTACGGCTTCCCGCCGAGTGTGATGCATATCGTCGCCAACAAAAAATGGGCCGAAGCTAACCCTGCTGCCGCCAAACTGTTCTCCATCATGAAATTATCAATCAATGATGTGAATGCTCAGAACATGCGGATGCATGCCGGTGAATCTTCAGATGCCGATATTGAACGCCATGTGAATGGTTGGATCCAAGCTCATCAGACGACCTTTGATGGCTGGGTGAAAACTGCGGCTGAAGCCGGTAATGCTCAAGCAGCACAGTAA
- the puuE gene encoding allantoinase PuuE, whose protein sequence is MRETDFSQEYPRDLAGYGGQPPVVHWPGQARIAVQFVLNIEEGAENNVLHGDVGSEQFLSDIIGAESFAARHMSMESLYEYGTRAGFWRIHQEFARRGLPLTVFGVVMALARNPLIVEAIKAADYDVVCHGWRWLHYQHIDEHTELMHMQQAIAVMRDLFGQSPSGWYTGRDSPNTRRLVVDNGNFLYDSDYYGDDLPFWMQVQSASGAVIPHLIVPYSLDTNDMRFASAQGFNSSEQFYTYLKDSFDVLYAEGETAPKMMSVGMHCRLLGRPGRFRALQRFLDYIAQHERVWVCRRQDIAEHWVRNHPFTGIPAR, encoded by the coding sequence ATGCGCGAGACTGATTTCAGCCAAGAATATCCAAGAGATTTAGCCGGTTATGGTGGGCAGCCTCCTGTGGTTCACTGGCCGGGGCAAGCAAGAATTGCCGTGCAGTTTGTACTCAATATTGAGGAAGGGGCAGAAAACAATGTCCTGCACGGTGATGTGGGCTCGGAGCAGTTTCTCTCGGATATTATCGGCGCGGAGAGTTTTGCCGCTCGGCATATGTCGATGGAATCACTTTACGAATATGGCACGCGAGCCGGTTTCTGGCGAATTCATCAAGAGTTTGCCCGCCGCGGCTTGCCCCTGACCGTGTTCGGCGTGGTAATGGCATTGGCGCGTAATCCATTGATTGTTGAGGCAATTAAGGCGGCGGATTATGATGTGGTTTGCCACGGCTGGCGCTGGCTGCACTATCAACATATTGATGAACACACAGAATTGATGCACATGCAGCAGGCGATTGCGGTGATGCGCGACCTGTTTGGTCAGTCACCGTCGGGTTGGTATACCGGCCGTGATAGCCCGAATACCCGGCGGCTGGTGGTGGATAATGGCAATTTTCTGTATGACAGTGATTATTATGGCGATGATTTGCCCTTCTGGATGCAAGTTCAGAGTGCTAGTGGGGCGGTGATTCCACATTTAATTGTGCCTTATTCCTTGGATACCAATGACATGCGGTTCGCTTCCGCGCAGGGGTTTAATTCCAGTGAGCAGTTTTACACTTATTTAAAAGACAGTTTTGATGTGCTGTACGCGGAGGGGGAAACTGCGCCAAAAATGATGTCGGTGGGGATGCATTGCCGTTTGTTAGGGCGGCCAGGGCGCTTTCGTGCATTACAGCGCTTTTTGGATTATATCGCGCAACACGAGCGGGTGTGGGTGTGTCGGCGGCAGGATATTGCTGAACATTGGGTGAGAAATCATCCGTTTACGGGAATTCCCGCCAGATAA
- the hpxA gene encoding allantoin racemase: MTLPLSRSLVIQVINPNTSEAMTQTIGQAAAQVAAPGTKIVAVCPSQGVPSIEGHFDEAIAAIGVLEQVKQGRAAGVDGHIIACFGDPGLLAARELARAPVIGIAEAAMHMATLVATRFSIVTTLPRTLIIARHLLQQYGFEHQCAALHAINLPVLALEDGSGLAQQKVREMCIQAKQQDGSGAIVLGCGGMADLARELTQELGIPVIDGVSAAVKMVESLVVLGLSTSKHGDLDFPVTKPLSGMFSIFNE; encoded by the coding sequence ATGACTTTGCCATTGTCACGGTCTCTAGTTATTCAGGTGATCAATCCCAACACCAGTGAAGCCATGACTCAAACTATCGGTCAGGCCGCGGCACAGGTTGCAGCTCCGGGCACGAAAATTGTTGCGGTCTGCCCCTCACAAGGTGTGCCGTCTATCGAAGGGCATTTTGATGAGGCCATTGCGGCGATCGGCGTTTTGGAGCAAGTGAAGCAAGGGCGAGCGGCGGGGGTTGATGGTCATATTATTGCCTGTTTTGGTGACCCTGGATTACTGGCTGCCCGTGAGTTAGCCCGTGCGCCGGTGATAGGTATCGCGGAGGCCGCCATGCATATGGCCACACTGGTGGCGACTCGTTTTTCTATTGTCACCACCTTACCGAGAACATTGATTATCGCCCGTCATTTATTGCAGCAATATGGTTTTGAGCATCAGTGTGCTGCATTGCACGCGATTAATCTGCCGGTGTTGGCGCTGGAAGATGGCAGCGGGTTAGCACAACAGAAAGTGCGGGAAATGTGTATACAAGCGAAGCAACAAGATGGTAGCGGCGCAATCGTGTTGGGGTGTGGAGGGATGGCGGATTTAGCCCGAGAACTGACGCAAGAGTTGGGCATTCCGGTGATTGATGGTGTCAGTGCGGCAGTCAAAATGGTGGAATCGCTGGTGGTGCTAGGGCTTTCCACCAGTAAACACGGCGATTTGGATTTCCCGGTCACTAAGCCGTTATCAGGGATGTTCAGCATTTTTAATGAATAG
- a CDS encoding GntR family transcriptional regulator, whose product MITWDGRKIAYFTDVQDDHIYNALVTAIVEHQLLPGSKLPEVALAEVFGISRTGIRSVLQRLAAEQLVTLMPKRGAQVTTPGIAEARDVFNTRRILECANLPAVVSQCQPLHIAALEQILRDEQQAHQDYQGAAAIRLSALFHLQLQAIAGNGVLTEMVSQLTLRSSLVIAAYGAPWQQGCRCHDHHALVELLKQGDAASLSSRMAQHFDEIVASLHFTEKDSHAPDFNRIFSNVSAGKPAQELL is encoded by the coding sequence ATGATTACATGGGATGGTCGGAAAATCGCCTATTTTACTGATGTTCAAGACGATCATATCTATAACGCGTTGGTCACGGCCATTGTTGAGCACCAATTATTGCCGGGCAGTAAATTACCAGAAGTGGCGTTGGCAGAAGTGTTTGGCATTAGCCGGACGGGGATCCGCAGTGTATTGCAACGCCTTGCGGCGGAGCAATTGGTGACATTAATGCCCAAACGTGGTGCACAAGTGACTACGCCGGGTATTGCAGAAGCGCGGGATGTGTTTAATACCCGCCGTATTTTGGAGTGCGCCAATTTACCTGCCGTGGTGTCTCAGTGCCAGCCGCTGCATATTGCCGCATTGGAGCAGATCCTCCGTGATGAACAGCAGGCGCATCAGGATTATCAGGGCGCGGCCGCTATACGTCTATCCGCGCTTTTTCACCTTCAACTGCAAGCTATTGCGGGCAATGGCGTGCTGACCGAAATGGTTTCGCAACTGACATTGCGTTCCTCGCTGGTGATTGCGGCTTATGGTGCGCCGTGGCAGCAAGGGTGCCGCTGCCATGACCATCACGCGCTGGTGGAGTTGCTCAAGCAAGGTGATGCGGCCAGTTTATCGAGCCGAATGGCACAGCATTTTGATGAGATTGTCGCCAGTTTGCATTTTACTGAGAAAGACAGTCACGCCCCTGATTTCAATCGTATTTTTTCCAATGTTAGTGCTGGGAAACCCGCTCAGGAGTTGTTATGA